The Musa acuminata AAA Group cultivar baxijiao chromosome BXJ2-2, Cavendish_Baxijiao_AAA, whole genome shotgun sequence genome has a segment encoding these proteins:
- the LOC135605947 gene encoding uncharacterized protein LOC135605947 — MQAVGDQSARQAPAVMGSSKLRYALRSAARSKDGKPSVPEPTVSSAPKRGRSSPAVSRSVNVLDLSGKDKSAKPSRRLSIPTKPAHPPTIKSMTPISEARARISNIQGKSDTPRSDISKSMTKRKFNVLSSVSYWLTQIKLSESASWHSISLGFFKLALESGCEPSSRVREELKSYIQRHNLLAEQKEYVKDLLQNYNIVEDLDKLNISESCSKLPEEVAQKSDKDRSKTRSMKPKSLNSENLAVVANSNNKDIIQRRQPTYKNRGLYSKDAVNCVPMKDTNNINTRKNSQKPRTKPVNENTEVESSQNPTETGNNANSSPVGETLHENKENTDVIIEETICAEEIQVN, encoded by the exons ATGCAAGCCGTCGGCGATCAATCCGCCCGCCAGG CCCCCGCGGTCATGGGATCATCGAAGTTGCGATACGCGCTGCGATCCGCCGCAAGGTCCAAGGACGGGAAGCCGTCGGTTCCCGAACCTACTGTCTCATCGGCTCCAAAGAG AGGAAGGTCATCTCCTGCAGTAAGCAGGAGTGTAAATGTTCTCGACCTATCAGGAAAGGACAAATCTGCAAAACCTTCACGAAGGCTCTCGATTCCAACCAAACCTGCTCATCCCCCTACTATCAAAAGCATGACTCCGATATCAGAGGCTAGAGCAAGAATATCCAATATTCAGGGGAAGAGTGATACTCCACGGTCAGATATATCAAAGTCCATGACCAAGCGGAAATTCAATGTCCTATCATCTGTTTCTTACTGGTTAACACAGATCAAGCTGTCAGAGTCAGCTTCATGGCATTCAATTTCACTTGGTTTTTTCAAGCTTGCACTGGAATCAGGTTGTGAG CCTTCCAGTCGAGTGCGAGAAGAGCTTAAATCATACATACAAAGGCATAACCTTCTGGCTGAGCAAAAGGAGTATGTCAAAGACTTGCTTCAGAACTACAATATAGTTGAGGATTTGGACAAGTTAAATATTTCGGAGAGCTGTTCGAAGTTACCTGAGGAGGTAGCTCAGAAATCGGACAAGGACAGAAGCAAAACTCGAAGTATGAAACCCAAGTCATTAAACTCAGAAAATCTTGCTGTTGTTGCAAACTCAAACAATAAGGACATTATTCAAAGGAGACAACCTACATATAAAAACCGAGGCTTGTATTCCAAAGATGCAGTAAATTGTGTGCCTATGAAAGATACAAACAATATTAATACTCGGAAGAATTCTCAGAAACCCAGGACAAAACCTGTCAACGAAAATACAGAAGTTGAGAGTTCACAAAATCCTACTGAAACAG GTAATAACGCTAACTCATCACCTGTGGGGGAGACATTGCATGAAAACAAGGAGAATACG GATGTCATAATTGAGGAAACCATCTGTGCTGAAGAAATTCAAGTGAATTAA